One genomic window of Boudabousia tangfeifanii includes the following:
- a CDS encoding ABC transporter family substrate-binding protein: protein MNRAMKTTVSVLAAASLLVTAGCGAEEAKLGKSEKEISSTADYLHVPYEDLKQGGEVTFGVDDIPEQLNAFAGNMTTGTWDIWYWYNPIIALFDDAGEYYPNPDFVTKAEAKDVDGKTVVTYDLNEKAKYNDGTPIDWTVWKATAETGSGKDPDMSLNDSSGYAAIEKVERGSSDFQVVVTYKTQFPWWKKNFSTLMHPKLAAMGAEEFASTYVNNPHPEWGAGPYKVKEVDSKQGIATFVPNENWWGQPAKLDAVHYRYMEGNADMNAFLNGEIDLVGVGNKERLSRLKEGTKIYTGTSRNEAFLTLNSKRPFLGDVKVRTAIFKAIDRDTIMKIRFNGMNYQGVPLGSMLYKPTQPGYNDNLGDLGKFDLEAAKKLLDEAGWKLEDGKEYRTNDKGEELELLLPTFAQDDLSKSINEALLAMFKNAGIKLNLKQSSPADYPKIMQERAFDFMLSGMTADNPFGMGDVCQFYQQGQTLIKAGLGNDEIDKMCQASITASSEEEANKLGNETEAAYFKLAGIMPLLTGPVMVTTKPGLANRGAMGFSRVAPQMLGWAKDGFTPEAK from the coding sequence ATGAACCGCGCAATGAAGACCACTGTTTCAGTGCTCGCCGCTGCTTCCCTATTGGTTACCGCTGGTTGCGGTGCCGAAGAAGCTAAGCTCGGAAAGAGCGAAAAGGAAATCAGCAGCACTGCCGACTACTTGCACGTCCCATACGAAGATCTAAAGCAGGGCGGCGAAGTAACTTTCGGTGTAGACGATATTCCAGAACAGCTAAATGCTTTCGCCGGTAACATGACCACCGGTACTTGGGATATTTGGTACTGGTACAACCCGATCATTGCCCTATTCGACGATGCCGGCGAATACTACCCAAACCCAGACTTTGTTACCAAGGCTGAAGCCAAGGACGTAGACGGCAAGACCGTAGTTACCTACGACCTTAACGAAAAGGCCAAGTACAACGACGGCACCCCAATCGACTGGACCGTTTGGAAGGCCACCGCCGAAACCGGCTCCGGCAAAGACCCCGACATGAGCCTTAACGACTCCTCCGGCTACGCCGCCATCGAAAAGGTGGAACGTGGTAGCTCGGACTTCCAGGTAGTTGTCACCTACAAGACCCAGTTCCCATGGTGGAAGAAGAACTTCTCCACCCTCATGCACCCGAAGTTGGCTGCAATGGGCGCTGAAGAATTCGCCAGCACCTACGTAAACAACCCACACCCTGAATGGGGTGCAGGCCCATACAAGGTTAAGGAAGTAGATTCCAAGCAGGGTATTGCCACCTTCGTACCAAACGAAAACTGGTGGGGTCAGCCAGCCAAGCTCGACGCAGTTCACTACCGTTACATGGAAGGCAACGCCGACATGAACGCCTTCCTAAACGGGGAAATCGACCTCGTGGGCGTGGGCAACAAGGAACGCCTCTCCCGCCTCAAGGAAGGCACCAAGATTTACACCGGTACCTCCCGTAACGAAGCCTTCTTGACCCTAAACTCCAAGCGTCCATTCCTCGGTGACGTCAAGGTCCGTACCGCTATCTTCAAGGCGATCGACCGCGACACCATCATGAAGATTCGCTTCAACGGCATGAACTACCAGGGTGTGCCACTAGGCTCCATGCTCTACAAGCCCACCCAGCCAGGCTACAACGACAACTTGGGCGACCTCGGCAAGTTCGACCTCGAAGCTGCCAAGAAGCTCCTCGACGAAGCTGGTTGGAAGCTCGAAGATGGCAAGGAATACCGCACCAACGACAAGGGTGAAGAACTCGAACTACTCTTGCCAACCTTCGCCCAGGACGACCTCTCTAAGTCCATCAACGAAGCCCTCTTGGCCATGTTCAAGAATGCTGGTATTAAGCTCAACCTCAAGCAGAGCTCCCCAGCTGACTACCCGAAGATCATGCAGGAACGCGCTTTCGACTTCATGCTCTCGGGCATGACCGCTGACAACCCGTTCGGCATGGGCGACGTCTGCCAGTTCTACCAGCAGGGTCAGACCCTCATCAAGGCTGGTCTCGGCAACGACGAAATCGACAAGATGTGCCAGGCTTCCATCACCGCATCCAGCGAAGAAGAAGCCAACAAGCTTGGTAACGAAACTGAAGCCGCTTACTTCAAGCTAGCTGGCATCATGCCACTACTTACCGGCCCAGTAATGGTTACCACCAAGCCTGGCTTGGCAAACCGTGGCGCCATGGGCTTCTCCCGTGTCGCACCACAGATGCTCGGTTGGGCAAAGGATGGCTTCACTCCAGAAGCTAAGTAA